The sequence CCCCGAAGGTGGCCACCGGCCCGGCGCTGGAGGCGGCCGAGCTGGTCCGCGACGAGAGCGCCAACATGGTCTGGGGCATCGAAAAGACGGTCCGGCTGGCCACCGGCGAACCGCGCTCCGGCGCGGAGGCCGCGTCCGAGACCTTGGCGTTCCGCCGCCGCGGGCACACCCCGCCGGTCCAGGACGATCCCCGGGCACCGCTGGCGTACGAGCTGATGACGTCGGTCCCGGAGAACTGGATCCCGTTCATCCCGGTCCACGTCCCGGGCGACAACCGGTCGGTGCAGCTGCGCCGGGCCGCGATGCCCAGCGAGGTCGACGCGGCCCCGGTCCGCCCCCGGACGGCGATGCTGCGCGAAGGCTTCGACGCGCGTCAGGCGTACTACATCAACGAGGAGGAGGTCCCCCGGACGGGCACCCGCCTGACAGCGGCCTACAACCGCACCAGAACCCGCTCCGGCCGGGTGGCGGTCTGGCTCAGCACCCAGCGGGAAACCGGCCGCGGCGAACGCACCAGCGGCCTGGCTTTCGACACGCTGACCGACAATTCGTGAACCGCCCGCTCACGGCATCCGGTCCCAGCGCTCCGGCAAAGTCGGATCAGCATGGCCGATCCGGCTGCCCGCACGTCATGAACGGGTCGTTCACCTCACCAGACGACCTGAACGAGTCGTTCACGACATCACGGCCGGGGTCCCGGCAAAGTCACGCGGCCGGGCCACCCTGCCGTCGATGATCCGCTCGCCCCACGTCTTGAATGACTCATTCAGGTCTTCGGAGGTCCTGAATGAGTCATTCAAGACGATGGGGCAACGCTGCGGGCTGCACCAACGCGACTTGCCGGAGCCCTGGCGTCCTCCCAAGGCTCCGGCAATGTCAGGCAGCCGGCGGATGCGCCCCAATGAGGTTTTCTCAGTAGCGTCCGTGGTGTTCGTGGTGGGTGAGGACGAGGGCTGCTTGGACGATGGTGCCGATGCGGTGTGGGCAGAGGCTGATGCGGTGTAGGGCTGACCAGCGGGTTTTGAGGATGGCCATGGCGCGTTCGCCGAGGGCGCGGGCTCGGGATTGCAGCTGGTTGTAGACCCGTTGGCGGAGGTGGAGGGGTGGTTGGCCGGCGGCTTTCTTGACCGGGGTGTAGATGCCGATGCCGGCGGAGTGGTAGGCCTTGTCGGCCAGGGTGGGCAGGCCGTGGGCTGCGGCGGCGGTTAACGCGCCGATGATGTCGAGGTCGCGGGCGGCGGAGAGGTCGTTGCGGGAGCCGGGCAGCACCGGGGAGACCCACAGCGGGAATCCGTCGGCGCTGGCCAGGAACTGGATGTTTCCGCCGAAGGCTCGGTGTTTGCCCGAGTACCACAGGTGCACGGTCCGGCCGCGGTTCTTGCCTTTGGTTTTGGTCGTGGTCGCCGCGACCCGGTCGCAGGAGATGAGGCTGCCGTCGAGGATCACGTGGGTGTCACCCCGGGCGCGGCGGTCGGCCAGGACTTGGTGCAGGTCCGGGGCTTGGGCGGCGAGGGCGGTGATGG is a genomic window of Amycolatopsis lexingtonensis containing:
- a CDS encoding transposase family protein, producing MINYGATLDVARELVWFVARVLQTERLRRGTRRGRRALTPYRHAVLALRWFRDATPVHRLATDHHISTATAYRYLHEAITALAAQAPDLHQVLADRRARGDTHVILDGSLISCDRVAATTTKTKGKNRGRTVHLWYSGKHRAFGGNIQFLASADGFPLWVSPVLPGSRNDLSAARDLDIIGALTAAAAHGLPTLADKAYHSAGIGIYTPVKKAAGQPPLHLRQRVYNQLQSRARALGERAMAILKTRWSALHRISLCPHRIGTIVQAALVLTHHEHHGRY